aatatcctttatgtatttaatcccattttataaACCattgtctttgctgctgaccttcagTGATCCacttcaaccatactaataagcaaaagtgttgaactttcttctcctgcatCTTATTTGGTGTGAAAGTGCTTCcaaaaaatagaactttttatattaaaaacaaacaagcaagccctgcccagatgAGAGAAAGTAATGTAACTACATAATATAATTAGTGACTTTTTTTTGGAGGAGTagtgcaatattgtaatgcattactttgaAAATTTACATTCCTCAACACTGCTCATGTGTCATCTTCCCTTTTTTGCATTTGCATAATTATTTTCCTTCACTTCGTCTATGATAAATAGATGTAAGCCTGGAGCTTCTAAACGTTTGCCATCTGTCTCAAACGTCGGCTCTCAAAGTGTGTCTGAAAAGTGATATAACCTACTCCCAATATAATGCTTTTCCTTTTGGTTCCCTTTTTAGTGATCGCTATAACCCCATTAATTGTTGCCTGTGTTGTTACTGTGGGGGCAGAGCTATCAACATGGGGTGTGGTCTTCTGGGCAGGGGCGTGTTTATTTTGGTTATTTCAAATGTCAGCAGCATTTTCCAGAAATCACTTACTGCACCTTTAATATAATGCAAATATAACCATGGGTACacattaaactttattttggattttttctttctgtaaCAACCTTTGAAAAGCTCAAAATTGACCAATACATGAggcaaaaaacaatttttttagcTTGTAGCATCTCGCCTTAAAAGAAGATCAAACAGTGTGTTACATATTTTTGTCGCTGATTCATTACAGTGttgactatttaaatatttaaatttccaGGCTTAGTGTATACCATCATGCATCATGTTCTGGAAATAAATCATGAGACATTTTGCCTAGATCTTGCGAGAGGTCATGGAAACCTttctaatgtaaattaaatattaattgaatAATTAGATATTACATATAACTtggtagaaaaacaaagttttggacgttttattggtgcaaagatgagtagtggtgatatttattttgtacaacacttgcaactgctttttatcatttaattagaaacaccacaaattaaattgtgtcactactgaacagacatttagaagttgatttgaaaatgcaaagtttttaaaatagtgctttcaaacgattaatcgcgattaatcgcatccaaaataaaagtttttgtttacataatacagtaaggggaaaaatgatttgatcccctgctgattttgtacgtttgcccactgacaaagaagtgatcagtctataattttaatggtaggtttatttgaacaatgagagacagaataacaacaacaaaatctagaaagttttaaattgatttgcattttaacgagtgaaataagtatttgaccccttcgcaaaacatgacttagtacttggtggcaaaacccttgttggcagtCACAGaagtcagacgtttcttgtagttggccaccaggtttgcacacatctcaggagggattttgtcccactcctctttgcagatcctctccaagtcattaaggtttcgaggctggcgtttggcaactcgaaccttcagctccctccacagattttctatgggattaaggtctggacacTGGCTCGGACACTCCAGGaacttaatgtgcttcttcttgagccacttcTTTGTTGCCTTGgtcgtgtgttttgggtcattgtcatgctgggaTACCCATCCGTGACCCATTTTCAATGATCTGGcgctgacggtacatggcccccgtccatcgtccctttgatgcggtgcagttgtcctgtcccctcagcagaaaaacacccacAAAGCagaatgtttccacctccatgtttgatggtggggatggtgttcttggggtcataggcagcattcctcctcctccaaacacggcgagttgagttgatgccaaagagttggattttggtctcatctgaccacaacactttcacccagttctcctctgaatcattggcaaacttcagacaggctgtacatgtgctttcttgagcagggggagcttgcgggcgctgcaggatttcagtccttaaCGGCGtagtgttaccaattgttttcttggtgactatggtcccagctgccttgagatcattgacgagatcctcccgtgtagttctgggctgattcctcaccgttctcgtggtcattgaaactccacgaggtgagatcttgcatggagccccagtccgagggagaatGACAGttccaactgttgtcaccttctcactgagctgcttggcgatggtcttgtagctcattccagccttgtgtaggtctacaatcttgaccctgacatccttggacagctctttggtcttggccatggtggagagtctggaatctgattgattgattgcttctgtggacaggtgtcttttatacagctAACAAACTGAgaatccctttaagagagtgctcctactctcagctccttacctgtataaaagacacctggggtcttgataggggatcaaatacatatttgactccttaaaatgcaaatcaatttataacttttgtttttaaatgcgtttttctagatttttttttttttgttgttattctgtctctcattgttcaaataaacctaccattaaaattatagactgatcatttctgtcagtgggcaaacgtacaaaatcagcaggggatcaaatcattttttccccactgtatatatgtgtactttgtatatgtattatgtatatataaatatgcatacatacagtatatatattttttaaaatatgtacatgtatttacatgtgtatatatttatattcatacactctcagaaataaaggtacaaaagctgtcattggggcagtaccttttcaaaaggtacatgtttgtaccttaaaggtacatattagtacttaaagtgtacatatttgaaccaaaagtgtaccttttgaaaaggtaccgcacCAGTGACCGCTTTTGTACCAAGTGTGTCTGTTTGAACAAGGCATGACAGTAACATTGGTCATGTTTGGTCACAGTGTTGAGTAACGCAGCACAGAGACTCACATCATCTCTCGCTCTCATTCATATCTAATGAAGAACAGCATCTGAGGTCTGTCAGACTGGGACAGGAGCTCATTAAAACGGTTTCATGTGTTTCTTTGGTAGGATCGTGTGGAACCCACTCCCCTCATATGAGACCCATGTACCCGTCCAAAACCTTCCCCAACCTCTACACGCTGGCCACGGTACCAAACACACTTCACAGCACCTCAGCAGAGTCACTCTATTCACTCTCAAATCACTGCGCTAATCACCAAACTCATCATATGAAGCAGAACATGTCTAATTCCCAGCAGGCTTTGCTTTGGACtgtataaggagagtaaatgtttaaattaagtcTTTTTGCACAAGATGAATATACAggagatctgttagtgtttcATGTTCTCTAATGTTGAGATTTAAGATTATTTGATTTGAACAAAACTAGAATATTGAAATATGACACCATATTTGTATGACCATTAGTAATTAAAATTATGTCTCCCatactataaaaaatataaaatgtaattattctaAGTACTGCAGTATTTTTTCCTACTCTATTAGAGTAAAATTGCTGTTCAGCAGTACTGAGAAATTCACATCATGTTTCTAATTTGAGTGATTTGAGTAGCATTTCTAGTGTGATTTAATtccactgtaaaaatgtttttttttttgtttttttttcaaagttgtttCTGAGCGAAAATTTTTACACCAAATGTTTTCTCttttaactgaaatattttaaggCATTAAAATTTGCTCAATTTATGCTATGATTggattcatttttgggtgaactaaccctttaagagttatattaaaaattatcctTGTTCTTCCAAGCTTTagaatccatgcgtttttggaagaaaatatccatatttccatgtatggattcgctacagaaggcctttattcacccccgagccatgtgaggcatgttttattatggatggatgcgctttattggactacttttggactgttgaaaaaTAACAGCCATTCATTGCCATTCTAAAGCTTGGAGTAGCAAGgataaattttaatataactctgattggattcgtctgaaagaagaaagtcatatacacctaggatgctttgagggcgagtaaaacatgggctaatttttatttttgggtgaactaaccctttaactgaACTGCTTGTGATCGTCTTATGTTTCTCCTCAGGGTTTGTATCCCGAGTCTCATGGGATCGTGTGTAACTCCATGTATGATCCCGTGTTCAAAGCTCATTTCAGACTGAGAGGACGAGAGAAGCTCAGTCACCGCTGGTGGGGTGGGCAGCCCGTGAGTCATGACTCTGCCCACACACGCCTCTCAGCCAATCGCAGACGAGACGCTTTACATAAGATTTATAATGTCGTCTGCATATGTAAGGCATAAATGTGATTAAGTACTTGTGGTCCAGAGGATGTTTCTTATTCTGTGCAGGTTTTACATGTGAACACTAAATAAATCATCCGGCTCAGTGGGttcacatttaataatttagagCGTTTTTGTCTGTTTGTCGTCTCAGATTTGGATCACAGCAGAGAAACAGGGCGTGAAGGCTGGGACGTTCTTCTGGCCCTGGTGAGCACCGAGATCTCAGTCCAAATGTGCTGAATGTCACAGATAGCAGGATTATTATTCATTCTTCTGCTTCATTATATTGGTTTCTGATCATAAATGTTTATGTTTTCCTGGTTAATCAGCTGTTTCTGCAGCAGagtgtcattttaaattagGTTTTCTTCTAAAATCAGCGTTCAGTGTTTGGAGCAAAGCTCAGAGTGTCACTGCCAGAGACTCATGACACAAACAACACATGATTCAAACAAAGACCtttcacacactcacatacacacacacacacacacacacacagacacgcgcacacacacactctctcacacacagacacgcgcacacacacactctctcacacacagacacgcgcacacacacacacacacacacacacacacagacacacagacacacacacacacacacagacacacactctctcactcacacacacacacacacacacacacacacagaggtcaTTCAGAGCGGCTCACTCTGTCCCGAGCTTCATGTTCTTTTCTGAAGAGCTTCACTCGTTTGCGCTCTGAAGACGTGTTCAGCCGCTTGTGAAGAAGAACTCTGACGTGATGTGTGAAGGGCTGACTGAACCcgtctgtgtctctctctctctgtctgtctgtctgtaggGTGATTCCTCTGGAGCGGAGGATCCTCACTATCCTGCAGTGGCTGCACCTGCCTGATGACGAGAGGTGTTGTGTTTGACTGCTCATGGGGATcaaatgaccccgttcaaaagtttacaccccctTGATTCTCAATACTGTGTTGTTagctgaatgatccacagctgtgtttttttgtttagtgatagttgttcatgagtcccttgtttgttctgaacagttaaactgctgttcttcagaaaaatcctttagcacccacaaattctttggtttttctgcatttttgtgtatttgaaccctttccaacaatgactgtatgattttgagatcttAATAGTAATTACTATTATGATAATTATAGTAATGACTAATGATAACTACAGTGAGAAATGAAATTATAACTTTAGCGGTTACTGTAATGATAACTACGGTAGTGAAAATTACAACAATAACTATAGTGATTACTAGTACAATAACTACAGTGAAGACTAGCATGACTAGAACCATACTCCCCTCTGGAAAAAACCTTTAACTGTAATATGACAACAAAATCGGACAACAATTATGAACCAATGCTCAGATTTCTGTTCTGGACATTTATgtaaattagtgcatatttaattggataatgcctcatttgcgtAAGGTACAACATTATTCATAaacttaacattaaaaaaacttgtAATGCAAAACGGTTGTTTTAATGTGCTGATTAATCATGTAGTTTTGTGTGGTTTGTATTTTCCAGGCCGTATGTCTACGCTGTCCACTCAGAGCAGCCGGATACATACGGACACATCCTGGGTCCACTGAGCAATGAGGtgaaacgcacacacacactcacacacatgcatgcacacacacacgcgttcgtttttgtgaaaactggggactctccataggctctctcacactctctcgctcgctctcactcactcactctctctctcacacactctctcgctcgctctcactcactcactctcacacacacacacactcactctcacacacacactctctcactcactcaattcaattcaattcaaattagctttattggcatgactgtgtaacatcacaatgttgccaaagcaatacatatattatacagagaaataaaatcatggggaaacacatatacatgtccatattatacatgtaggtaaaaaaaaaaaataataataataataaataaataaataataaaaaaataaatgattaaatgaatacagagaGCAGTTATAAATGGAAAGGAGGGATCAGCCTTTGTCCCTCATTTGATGGCAGGAGGACACATACTGCGCTGCCAGGTGGATACACTTTTCCTTTTCTCCCAgattttctcagtatcactaagttcagtaaatgatgggaTCAAGGCTTCAAATCTGAGGAGAAATGTTTCCCTCtcattgtgatatttaggacacatcagcagaacgtgtttctcgttctctatttgctgtagatcacagtgtctacagatcctctgctctcGCTCCGTCCGTGTTTGTCTAtgtcttcctctctctatttctaaatcatggttacttAATCTGTATTTGTCTTTCTTTAAATGGTTTAATCAATAAGTAATTGGCAAATTTAGTGGTTcacgctctctcacacacactctctatctctcacacatacacacgcacgcacacgctCTCTCACACGCTCTCATTCTCACTCActcgcgcgcacacacacacacacacacacacactctctcacacatgcgcgcacacacacacacacacgctctctctctctctcttacactcactcactcggtctctctctcacacactcacacacattcaGAGACTTTGATTAATGTGTGACATTTAGAGGAGGGGAATTACGACATGAGTTTTAACTGCTTTtactgtgtgtgcatgtgtgtgtgtgtgtgtgtgtgtgtgtgtccatgcgtgtgtgtgtttgtgtgtgtgtgacagctgGATAACACACTCAAGAAGATCGATAACATCATCGGTCAGCTGTTGAACGGCCTGAAACAGATGAACCTTCATCGCTGTGTGAACGTCATCCTGGTGGGCGATCACGGTACGATCTCTGGTGTTCTTAAAATCAGGTTTACAGGTCTGAGGAACCATAAGTTATCATGTAGAatgagtaataaataaaattctgatGTAAATGTGATGAATCAATCGAACGGACTCAGATCTAGCACCATCATTTAAATGGACATTCCACAGCAaatgttctgtgtgtgtgtgttcagggaTGGAGGAGTCTCACTGTGAACGAACAGAGTATTTGAGCTCTTATGGACTGGATGTTGACGCTATCACACTGATCCCAGGATCCTCCGGAAGAATCGGCCCCAAAAACGCCAACACACCATGTGAGCACACGTTCCTCTCAGTTAAGCTCGTTATAAAAACTATAGGCTCAACCTAAAATGCAATgatttatacagtatttattcactttgtaaaatatttattctgttGACAATGTTTTTCATAATTTGTCTGAATTTGTAGAGATATTCTTCAgcaattttgttaaaaaaaaaaagtatggctACTTTGTCAATATTTTACTCAAATTGAGATCATATTGTCTTGCCAAAATATGTGAATGCCAAAAAAGTAAAACTACTGTATTAAACAGTCAAATTTTTGTTGCTTAAAAACTCAACTGATTACATAAGTTTCTTCTTAAAGCAACTTAAACTGAAATTGTGGaacattaaaatgacaattttcacaaTGTTCAAATGGATGCAACATTCAaacttaaaaacaattttaacaacAAATTTAACAACTTTTTTATATCAAAATATCTATTTTACATCACAATAGAATTCATTGgctgttttcattaaaataaagtacatGGTAAACTGTGTTTTTCCTTGAAATTGTAATTGAGTACAAGAATTGAGTTTCAGTAGTGTTCTATTAAAGTATAAATTCTTCAAATCAGTGTGGTAATAATAGTCTGTACACACCCTGCATATACACATAGATTTCAGAGGAAACAGATGCGTACTTCTGAAACCTTCACAGCTGATTATAGTCCTTCATTTCTTCATGTTTCAGATGATCCGAAGGAGATCGTATCTAATTTAACAGTAAGTCCATCAGTCCCATCCTCCTGGCAGAATCAGTGTTGTGTTTGTACACTGTGCTGCATGTGACcattgacctttgacctgttTCCAGTGTAAGATGCCCAATCAGCACTTCAAGCCGTACCTGAAGCAGCACCTGCCCAAACGCCTACATTACGCCAACAACAGACGCATCGAGGACGTGCACCTGCTCATGGACAGGAAGTGGCACGTGGCCATGTgggtatctgtgtgtgtgtgtgtgtgtgtgtgtgtgtgccattcaacattacagcaTAATTGAGATCCATcgattttaacatttattagacttgtATGACTTGAATAACTTcaaatttaagtgaacttaaaataatCTTCACGTAAACTCATTATagtaaatgtcatatttagctaCCTGTGGccttcagcaagtaggaaatatacagaaatagaATAGTTATAAAACACGGAATTCTAAATTAAAcctagatgaatccttaaagctacaaaagtgattgatttcctctatttttttttaatttgtatatattctttttttctctctcttgttctttgatgaatagacatcacagcagctggttattaggctgctattactttaagagctgccgctgctgaacgtgacgcAGATCTAATGCATGCTCGTAGTTTCATTCACGCTtcaatatgaaatgatacaggctacagcgtGCACCgctgtatttgtgtgtgcagTTGAAGAGCGTACGCTACGAGCCCATTATAACAGCTGATAGGACATATGGCCTGACAACATCCCATCTGACCTTCTGAATTCTGaagatttcttaaaaaatttaaaaaaaaaaaaaaacattttagttgagaGTAAGATGTGATGTTTGGTATGTTGTGTGTGAGAGCAGATCTCCGGCTACCTGCGGCTTCTTTGGAGATCATGGCTTTGACAACAAGATCAGCAGCATGCaggtaaatcaatcaatcaatcaatcaatcagtacAGTAACATGTCCATCTGTCTTCTAACTCTTGTGTTTTTCTTGCAGACGATCTTTCTGGGATTTGGACCAAGTTTCAATTTCAAGACAGAAGTGCCTGTTTTTGAGAACATTGAGCTGTATAATGTCATGTGTGGTGAGAAGATCCCGCTGGGTTTATTTGTAGTCTTAGATCATGAGAATCATGACAGATAATAatgcagcgtgtgtgtgtgtgtgtgtgtgtgtgtgtgtgtagacctGCTGGGTTTGACGCCGGCTCCTAATAACGGGACTCACGGCAGTCTAAACAGCGTCTTGAGAAGCCCCCCCTACACCCCCACACAGCCAGAGGAAGTGACATCACCCACACCTTTAGCCCAGCCCTCAGAGGTGACCCATGACCTGGGCTGTAACTGTGACGATGAGgtcagtgacacacacacacacacacacatgcgtgtTCTCTACAGGTCAATGGATTGAGTCTCTTCTCGTTCACAGAACAACATTGAAGAAAGTTCCCAGAGGTTTCCATCCGCTGCCGACGGACTGTTGAACAGTTAAGATCCGTTTCACTTTCACATTCATGTTCACATCCTTCAGTAACAGGTTATGTGATGAAACAGggaggaagtgtgtgtgtgtgagtgagtgagagagagagagtgtgtgtgtgtgtgtgcaatatAATATAACCAAAAATATGTAAGTAGTGGGGTTCAGTGTtaggggtaacgcattacaagttacgcgagttacataatcagattacttttcccaagtaactagtaaagtaacgcattactttttaatttagaaggaaatatgagttactttttcaaataggtcacaccagttactgtgtttctcatgtattgagcgacagctctggtgttgccatgttgagagaaatcaagagtaagaacatgatcttactgtagttctagactaaatatcaacattatttactcatctcacctgcacaaaaacacattcagtgttcctcaaaatcaataaaatgagTGAAATGCAACatcagaatattatacaaacctgcaataattaaatgttaagtaagacaaatatcatttatatatttaatcccatttcattaaccaatgtctttgctattGACCTTCGATGATCTCCTTAAACCATACTAAGCACATTTGTGTTTGATTTTAgttattgctgaatagtgttgaactttcttcttctgcgtcatattcttcatgtGATTAGTTTGAGCTGCGTCCTCTACTGTACGgacgtgaatttacatttccttcagcctgaggtgtattcatttcactttttcacctttcatattatttatatgtaatattttaatgagGAATGATTGTCCAGGCAGAATGAGTGAATCTgtttaatccttttttttttttttgatcgtgtgtgtgtgtgtttttgcagaTGTCACACACCTGCCGTTCGGCCGTCCGGCCGTTCTCTTCCAGACGTCTTACACACAGCTGTGTCACTCGGATTACTGCAGCGGATACGGTCACGTCATCAACATGCCACTGTGGAGCGCGTTCACACTCACAGCACAGGTGCGCAGACCGCTAACAAGCAGATGTGTTCCTCTGAGCCACGGCGCCTCTgtgcgtgtgtctgtgtctgtgtctgtgtatgCCTGTGCCTGTGCGTGTGTCTGTGCGTGTGCCTGTGTAtgcctgtgtctgtgtctgtgtctgtgtctgtgtatgCCTGTGTCTGTGCCTGTGTCTGTGTATGCCTGTGCCTGTGTAtgcctgtgtctgtgtctgtgtctgtgtctgtgtatgCCTGTGCCTGTGCGTGTGCCTGTGTATGCCTGTGTCTGTGCCTGTGTCTGTGTATGCCTGTGCCTGTGTATGCCTGTGTCTGTGCGTGTGCCTGTGTATGCCTGTGCCTGTGCGTGTGCCTGTGTAtgcgtgtgtctgtgtatgcctgtgtctgtgcgtgtgtctgtgtatgCCTGTGTATGCCTGTGTCTGTGCGTGTGCCTGTGCCTGTGTATGCCTGTGTCTGTGCGTGTGCCTGTGTATGCCTGTGCCTgtgcgtgtgtctgtgtatgcctgtgtctgtgcgtgtgtctgtgtatgCCTGTGCCTgtgcgtgtgtctgtgtatgCCTGTGTCTGTGTATGCCTGTGTCTgtgcgtgtgtctgtgtatgCCTGTGCCTGTGCGTGTGTCTGTGCGTGTGCCTGTGTATGCCTGTGTCTGTGCGTGTGCCTGTGTATGCCTGTGCCTGTGCGTGTGTCTGTGCGTGTGCCTGTGTATGCCTGTGTCTgtgcgtgtgtctgtgtatgCCTGTGTCTGTGCGTGTGTCTGTGCGTGTCTGTGCTAGGGATGTGCGGGTCTAGTCGACTAAACGGTACAGCTCCTGCTAGTCGACACTGAAATCAATAGTCGATTACACGAGAGAAaaaaattaccataattttaacgttacatttaaaacattttaacaacactctaaaataaaacttttgaaaaataataaatatcaaaatattttaaatatataaatatttttaaaagcatatcTGGGCgtaaactacatttttacctcGGACCGATGCGTTTTCTTCATGTCAGTTGCGGCGAGCTCGAAATGACCAGCGAAGAACcagcaaggtgtgggattattttgaattagaaggaaGCGGAAAcgttttgtgtaaactgtgtaatgtcaaattggcttacaataactctactggagcgatgcgtaatcatattcaatacaggCACATATGCGTTAGCTTGGAGGCAAGCCAAAGCCAGCAAATGTCAATCATGTCATACACTACAACCAGTCGCTGCGGTCCGTGATCCCATCCGCGCCGTCTATTCCTCTAAGACCCGCTTCGGTGGTGGTGTGGAATTTCCAGGCTCTTTTCAAAACTGTCTGCTTGCTTGTAACGTTAGTTATCTCTCTGCGTGCCTGTGACTTCAGTTCCTGCCGAGCACATTTTTTTATCAAGAGCAGTATCGCCTCTAGTCCCGTCTTTCGCCAGACCacattaacatgttaaattcactgaac
This portion of the Onychostoma macrolepis isolate SWU-2019 chromosome 19, ASM1243209v1, whole genome shotgun sequence genome encodes:
- the enpp2l gene encoding ectonucleotide pyrophosphatase/phosphodiesterase family member 2, whose translation is MSVGKLVVCVLALAVCEAYVFQAGQSSGEVEVTPPQIRDFSGSCKGRCFELKEAEPPSCRCDNLCKTYLSCCSDFDEQCLKTAGGFECSRERCGEVRNVDYACHCSDDCLQRGDCCTNYRSLCKGDSSWLEGDCEEIQSPECPAGFVRPPLIILSLDGFRASYIKKGKSVLPNIHKLRSCGTHSPHMRPMYPSKTFPNLYTLATGLYPESHGIVCNSMYDPVFKAHFRLRGREKLSHRWWGGQPIWITAEKQGVKAGTFFWPWVIPLERRILTILQWLHLPDDERPYVYAVHSEQPDTYGHILGPLSNELDNTLKKIDNIIGQLLNGLKQMNLHRCVNVILVGDHGMEESHCERTEYLSSYGLDVDAITLIPGSSGRIGPKNANTPYDPKEIVSNLTCKMPNQHFKPYLKQHLPKRLHYANNRRIEDVHLLMDRKWHVAISPATCGFFGDHGFDNKISSMQTIFLGFGPSFNFKTEVPVFENIELYNVMCDLLGLTPAPNNGTHGSLNSVLRSPPYTPTQPEEVTSPTPLAQPSEVTHDLGCNCDDENNIEESSQRFPSAADGLLNNVTHLPFGRPAVLFQTSYTQLCHSDYCSGYGHVINMPLWSAFTLTAQVEVPAVSSSECVRADPRLDHTHTCNSYTQESDVTHAFLYPPDFSVTAESRYEASLITNTVPMYPAFKRVWSFLQRDILRRYSLENNGINVIMGPIFDHDHDGLRDTEEKIKEQALGSVFIPTHYYSIISSCEKLNETLDECDGDLRVTCFILPHRVDNSESCNSWEDESRWVEDLLKLHTARVRDVELLTGLDFFRSAALPYTRVLALKTHMRSFEDDV